One window from the genome of Candidatus Didemnitutus sp. encodes:
- the ybeY gene encoding rRNA maturation RNase YbeY: MLPADLPTFSRGARTRIGFTPSKIRNRKSEIPPGGCPPGELSLVFLTDAALAQLHAAFMDDPSTTDVITFEGDAAAGLAGEICVSADTAARYVSALEGAATAAPRPRKQSPFPADQTTFATELTLYLVHGWLHLAGYDDLQPAKKRRMRAAEARALKLLVAHDAIPAFALR; encoded by the coding sequence ATCCTTCCCGCAGACCTCCCGACCTTCTCGCGCGGTGCGCGGACGCGCATCGGCTTCACCCCATCCAAAATCCGAAATCGGAAATCCGAAATCCCGCCCGGCGGCTGTCCGCCGGGCGAGCTCTCCCTCGTCTTCCTGACCGACGCCGCCCTCGCGCAGCTCCACGCCGCTTTCATGGACGACCCGTCGACGACCGACGTGATCACCTTCGAAGGCGACGCTGCCGCCGGACTCGCCGGCGAAATCTGCGTCTCCGCCGACACCGCCGCCCGCTACGTGTCCGCCCTGGAAGGCGCGGCTACCGCCGCGCCGCGCCCAAGAAAACAGTCTCCCTTTCCGGCCGACCAGACGACGTTCGCCACCGAGCTCACTCTCTACCTCGTGCACGGCTGGCTGCACCTCGCCGGTTACGACGACCTTCAGCCCGCGAAAAAGCGCCGCATGCGCGCCGCCGAAGCCCGCGCCCTGAAACTGCTCGTCGCCCACGACGCGATCCCCGCGTTCGCGCTGCGCTGA